A single genomic interval of bacterium harbors:
- a CDS encoding S1 RNA-binding domain-containing protein: protein MTTEDIIKNKESAELSEFEKLLLQFDYSFKKGDIVKGRVIGYDSNNVLVDIGAKTTARVPQKELLGPQSKTPQETLPVDNTEKEFLIIREEDEDGQLTISYKKVALAYAWKELEKIQAEDEAVEAEVTASVKGGMLVDVMGLRGFVPSSHIRARDPEELVGKKVQLKILSVDSKQNNLIMSHRKVVSEQQAEQRKDLFENIQIGQIVTGDVVRLADFGAFIDIGGIDGLLPLSQISWRWVDHPADVLKVGDKIKVEIIGVDEEKQRVSLSLKSQQPDPWIEASKIIKEGEKINGKVIRIKHFGAFIEVYPGVEALLPYKEILDHQNKTGKTLQQGDEIETTVIRFFPEDRRISLSLSDRPHFEHQQERQEPKTPEIKE, encoded by the coding sequence ATGACGACCGAAGATATTATCAAAAATAAGGAAAGTGCAGAATTGTCAGAGTTTGAAAAACTGCTGTTGCAATTCGACTATAGTTTCAAAAAAGGTGATATCGTCAAAGGTAGAGTTATCGGATATGATTCAAATAACGTTTTAGTTGATATTGGCGCTAAAACGACAGCAAGAGTTCCGCAAAAAGAATTGTTAGGTCCTCAATCCAAAACTCCTCAAGAAACTTTACCTGTTGATAACACAGAAAAAGAATTTCTCATTATAAGAGAAGAAGATGAAGACGGTCAGCTTACTATTTCTTACAAAAAAGTTGCCCTTGCTTATGCCTGGAAAGAACTTGAAAAAATTCAGGCAGAAGATGAAGCTGTCGAAGCAGAAGTTACTGCATCGGTAAAAGGCGGTATGCTGGTTGATGTTATGGGCTTAAGAGGCTTTGTTCCTTCAAGTCATATCAGGGCAAGAGATCCTGAAGAACTTGTAGGCAAAAAAGTCCAGTTAAAAATACTTTCGGTTGATTCTAAACAGAACAACCTCATAATGTCACACCGAAAAGTCGTATCAGAACAGCAAGCAGAACAAAGAAAAGACCTGTTTGAAAATATCCAGATCGGTCAAATTGTAACAGGCGATGTTGTAAGATTGGCTGATTTCGGTGCTTTTATCGATATAGGCGGTATAGACGGACTTCTTCCTTTATCGCAAATTTCTTGGCGATGGGTTGATCATCCTGCCGATGTGCTAAAAGTCGGAGACAAAATAAAAGTTGAAATTATCGGTGTCGATGAAGAAAAACAAAGAGTTAGCCTGAGTCTTAAGAGCCAACAGCCTGATCCGTGGATTGAAGCTTCAAAAATCATAAAAGAAGGAGAAAAAATAAACGGCAAGGTAATAAGAATTAAGCATTTCGGTGCATTTATTGAAGTTTATCCGGGTGTGGAAGCTTTATTGCCTTATAAAGAAATTCTTGACCATCAGAATAAAACAGGTAAAACCCTGCAACAAGGCGATGAAATAGAAACTACAGTTATAAGATTCTTCCCCGAAGACAGAAGAATAAGCCTTAGTCTTTCTGACAGACCTCATTTTGAACATCAGCAGGAAAGACAAGAACCTAAAACTCCGGAAATTAAAGAATAA
- a CDS encoding RNA polymerase sigma factor RpoD/SigA, with amino-acid sequence MKDTMFENRRFELRGERRSDLAYSTVPLDLMPLSEQNKNSNDSKEINSFKSSNAYSQKKNAESIDDSYGNYLKKINFQKLLTAQEELEIGKKIKQGDENARKKLIQSNLRLVVSIAKKYTNYGLSFQDLIQEGNMGLMVAAGKYNYKLGYKFSTYATWWIKQSIYKAIAEQTYSMKIPVYVQEIISKYTKVKREMEKNSECNVSAKEISEKLNIPESKIDNYLEAFSRSISLDAEYQTGDGGTVKLSDFLEDSNSYSDKDTEFNHLKTDIKNILGRLKDREKLVLRMRYGLDSSGIKPKTLEEIGKIYGVTKECIRQTELRAIKKIRSLCDKENLLFAYLN; translated from the coding sequence ATGAAAGATACCATGTTTGAAAACAGGCGTTTTGAGCTGCGCGGCGAACGCAGAAGTGATTTGGCTTACAGTACTGTGCCGCTGGATTTGATGCCTTTGTCTGAGCAGAACAAGAACAGTAATGACTCTAAAGAAATAAATTCTTTCAAGTCATCAAATGCTTACTCACAAAAGAAAAATGCTGAAAGCATTGATGACAGTTACGGCAATTATCTTAAAAAAATCAATTTCCAGAAACTTTTAACCGCTCAGGAAGAACTGGAAATCGGCAAAAAAATCAAACAAGGAGACGAAAACGCCAGAAAAAAACTTATTCAGTCAAATTTAAGGCTTGTTGTCAGCATTGCAAAAAAATATACCAACTATGGTTTATCTTTTCAGGATTTAATTCAGGAAGGCAATATGGGGCTAATGGTTGCAGCAGGAAAATATAATTACAAACTCGGATACAAATTCAGCACTTATGCGACATGGTGGATAAAACAATCAATTTACAAAGCAATCGCAGAACAAACCTACAGTATGAAAATCCCTGTTTATGTTCAGGAAATAATTTCGAAATATACAAAAGTTAAAAGAGAAATGGAAAAAAATTCTGAGTGTAATGTTTCTGCAAAAGAAATTTCAGAGAAATTAAATATTCCTGAATCTAAAATTGATAATTATTTAGAAGCGTTCAGCCGCTCAATATCTCTTGATGCGGAATATCAGACAGGAGACGGCGGAACAGTAAAGCTTTCTGATTTTTTAGAAGATTCAAACTCTTATTCTGATAAAGATACAGAATTTAACCATTTAAAAACGGATATAAAAAATATTTTAGGCAGATTAAAAGATAGGGAAAAACTGGTTTTAAGAATGAGATATGGTCTTGATTCGTCTGGTATTAAGCCTAAAACACTGGAAGAAATCGGGAAAATATACGGTGTTACAAAAGAATGTATCAGACAGACCGAGTTAAGGGCTATTAAAAAAATACGTTCTCTCTGCGACAAAGAAAATTTGCTTTTTGCATATCTGAACTAA